The following proteins are encoded in a genomic region of Candidatus Nitrospira nitrificans:
- a CDS encoding PfkB family carbohydrate kinase, translating into MGKLLVVGSVALDTVKTPFGEGTEILGGSATYFSTAASFFTSVALIAVVGEDFPQQHIAFLKSRGIDLAGLERRPGATFRWKGEYTHQLNEAHTLDTQLNVFETFRPQIPEDYLAPDVLFLGNIHPELQLDVLHKVKRPALVACDTMNFWINGQRDALWKVLEKVDVLIINDGEARALGQDSNLMKVAKLVLSRGPKHLIVKRGEYGVLMFNDQQIFGAPAFPLEDVRDPTGAGDTFAGGFLGYLAATGNRSPEAMRQAIIFGSVMASFTVESFSLDRLRILDYKEIQARFTEFKRLTHFEDVR; encoded by the coding sequence ATGGGAAAGCTGTTAGTCGTGGGATCGGTTGCGCTCGATACAGTCAAAACTCCGTTCGGCGAAGGCACCGAGATTCTCGGAGGGTCGGCCACCTATTTTTCGACGGCGGCCAGCTTCTTCACGTCCGTCGCGCTGATCGCCGTCGTCGGCGAGGATTTTCCCCAACAGCATATCGCGTTTCTGAAGAGCCGTGGAATCGATCTCGCGGGGCTCGAGCGGCGCCCGGGGGCAACCTTTCGCTGGAAGGGGGAATACACGCACCAGCTGAACGAAGCCCATACCTTGGATACCCAGCTCAACGTGTTTGAAACGTTTCGTCCTCAGATTCCTGAAGACTATCTCGCGCCGGACGTGCTGTTCCTGGGGAATATCCATCCGGAGCTTCAACTCGACGTGTTGCACAAAGTGAAACGTCCTGCGTTGGTAGCCTGCGACACCATGAATTTCTGGATCAACGGCCAGCGCGATGCGCTCTGGAAGGTGCTGGAGAAGGTGGATGTCCTGATCATCAACGATGGTGAGGCGCGCGCATTGGGCCAGGATTCCAATCTGATGAAAGTGGCGAAGCTCGTGCTGTCCCGAGGGCCCAAGCATCTCATCGTCAAGCGGGGCGAGTACGGCGTGCTGATGTTCAACGACCAACAGATTTTCGGCGCGCCGGCTTTCCCGCTCGAAGACGTACGGGATCCGACCGGCGCCGGCGATACCTTTGCCGGCGGATTTTTGGGCTACTTGGCGGCGACCGGAAACCGGTCTCCGGAGGCCATGCGACAAGCCATCATCTTTGGGAGCGTGATGGCGTCCTTTACCGTAGAATCCTT